In Macadamia integrifolia cultivar HAES 741 chromosome 5, SCU_Mint_v3, whole genome shotgun sequence, a single window of DNA contains:
- the LOC122079149 gene encoding oil body-associated protein 1A-like: protein MATPPVSIPGEPTQTGTALTDTAASAIQSFAPINKVHQHLCAFHFYSHDMTRQVEAHHFCSCQNEEMRQCLIYDSPDSNARLIGVEYLITENLFLILPDAEKPLWHSHEYEVTSGFLFLPGLPGSVQRQDLDKVCKTYGKTFHFWQIDRGDELPLGLPQLMMALTRDGQLDTALAQDVEKRFEVSYEKERENRAYMTGPAHGIHPLANGEGKGLKTELRERDCKPVD, encoded by the exons atggcAACACCACCGGTGAGCATTCCAGGCGAACCAACCCAGACAGGCACGGCTTTGACAGACACGGCAGCGAGCGCCATTCAATCCTTCGCTCCCATCAACAAAGTCCATCAACACCTCTGCGC GTTCCATTTCTACAGCCACGATATGACCCGACAAGTGGAGGCGCACCACTTCTGCTCGTGCCAGAACGAGGAGATGAGGCAGTGCCTGATATACGACAGCCCAGACTCGAACGCACGGCTGATCGGTGTAGAGTACCTCATAACGGAGAACCTCTTCCTGATTCTGCCCGATGCCGAGAAGCCGCTTTGGCATTCCCACGAATACGAGGTGACGAGTGGGTTTTTGTTCCTGCCTGGGCTGCCCGGATCCGTGCAGAGGCAGGATCTTGATAAGGTGTGCAAGACCTACGGTAAGACCTTCCACTTCTGGCAGATCGATAGAGGTGATGAGCTCCCTCTCGGCTTGCCTCAGCTCATGATGGCCCTCACTAGGGATGGTCAGCTCGACACCGCCCTCGCCCAAG ATGTAGAGAAGAGATTCGAGGTAAGCTatgagaaggagagggagaatagGGCATACATGACAGGGCCGGCGCATGGAATACATCCTTTGGCAAATGGAGAGGGAAAGGGGCTGAAGACAGAgcttagagagagagattgcaagCCAGTGGACTAA